One genomic segment of Polyangia bacterium includes these proteins:
- a CDS encoding methylmalonyl-CoA mutase family protein, giving the protein MSSVAKNAAPVPAAESDTDGARTMSGLPLKAVYGPNERPPGWSYEAALGDPGQFPFTRGPHATMYRGKPWTMRMFSGFGTPADTNRRFKFLLEHGQTGLSTAFDMPTLMGFDPDDPRSRGEVGREGVAVATVADMEHLFEGIPLDQVTTSMTINAPAVVLLAFYVVAAERRDVAPAQLAGTIQNDMLKEFIAQKEWICDIRPHMRIIGDMLVYCTVHMPRWNTISVSGYHIREAGATAVQELAFTIADGIGYVQLGIDAGLAVDAFAPRLSFVWDVHTDLFEEIAKFRAARRMWARLMRDRFGATNPRSWMLRTHAQTAGVSLMAQQPLNNVVRTTLQALAAVLGGTQSLHTNSFDETYALPTEQAATLALRTQQIIAEESGLADIADPLGGSYFLEELTDRMEAEALRIIERIDQMGGIVAAVEEGYPQREIANSAYAFQRAVDSGARTVVGVNRFVTGGAETVPTLKIDDGPEREQILRTRAVRAARDGAAAKVGLDGVRRACRGTANVMEAVLEAARRDATLGEICQVFREVFGEYRDPAHL; this is encoded by the coding sequence ATGTCGTCAGTCGCCAAAAATGCGGCGCCCGTCCCGGCGGCCGAGTCCGATACCGACGGCGCGCGCACCATGTCGGGCCTGCCGTTGAAGGCGGTGTACGGCCCGAATGAACGGCCGCCCGGGTGGTCGTACGAGGCGGCCCTCGGCGATCCGGGCCAGTTCCCTTTCACCCGCGGGCCGCATGCCACCATGTACCGGGGCAAACCGTGGACAATGCGGATGTTCTCCGGATTCGGCACGCCGGCCGACACCAACCGCCGGTTCAAATTTCTGCTCGAGCACGGCCAGACCGGCCTCTCAACAGCGTTCGACATGCCGACGCTGATGGGGTTCGATCCCGACGATCCACGCTCGCGCGGCGAGGTCGGACGCGAAGGCGTCGCCGTGGCGACGGTGGCCGACATGGAACACCTCTTCGAGGGCATCCCGCTCGACCAGGTCACCACGTCGATGACCATCAATGCGCCGGCGGTGGTGCTGCTGGCGTTTTATGTCGTGGCCGCCGAACGGCGTGACGTGGCCCCCGCGCAGCTGGCCGGCACCATCCAGAACGACATGCTGAAGGAGTTCATCGCCCAGAAGGAATGGATCTGCGACATCCGCCCGCACATGCGGATCATCGGCGACATGCTGGTCTACTGCACGGTCCACATGCCGCGCTGGAACACCATCAGCGTCAGCGGCTATCACATCCGCGAGGCCGGCGCGACCGCGGTGCAAGAGCTGGCCTTCACCATCGCCGACGGCATCGGGTATGTGCAACTGGGCATCGACGCCGGGTTGGCCGTCGACGCCTTCGCCCCGCGACTGTCGTTCGTCTGGGACGTGCACACCGATCTGTTCGAGGAGATCGCCAAGTTCCGCGCCGCCCGACGGATGTGGGCACGCCTGATGCGCGATCGCTTCGGCGCCACCAACCCGCGCTCTTGGATGCTGCGTACGCACGCCCAGACGGCCGGCGTGTCGCTGATGGCGCAGCAGCCGCTGAACAACGTCGTGCGCACGACGCTGCAAGCGCTGGCCGCAGTCCTGGGCGGGACCCAGTCGCTGCACACCAACAGCTTTGACGAAACATACGCCCTGCCCACGGAACAAGCCGCCACGCTGGCCCTGCGCACGCAGCAGATCATTGCCGAGGAATCAGGCCTGGCCGACATCGCCGATCCGCTGGGCGGCAGCTATTTCCTCGAGGAGCTGACCGACCGGATGGAGGCGGAGGCCCTGCGCATCATCGAGCGCATCGATCAAATGGGCGGCATCGTGGCCGCCGTCGAGGAGGGCTATCCGCAGCGCGAAATCGCCAACTCGGCGTATGCGTTTCAGCGCGCGGTGGACAGCGGCGCGCGCACCGTCGTCGGCGTCAACCGCTTTGTCACGGGCGGCGCCGAGACCGTCCCCACGCTGAAAATCGACGACGGTCCCGAACGCGAACAGATCCTCCGCACGCGCGCCGTCCGCGCTGCGCGCGACGGCGCCGCGGCGAAAGTCGGTCTGGACGGCGTGCGCCGCGCCTGCCGCGGCACCGCGAACGTCATGGAGGCGGTGCTGGAGGCGGCCCGTCGTGACGCCACCCTGGGCGAAATCTGTCAGGTCTTTCGAGAAGTGTTTGGTGAGTACCGAGATCCGGCGCATCTTTAG
- the gph gene encoding phosphoglycolate phosphatase (PGP is an essential enzyme in the glycolate salvage pathway in higher organisms (photorespiration in plants). Phosphoglycolate results from the oxidase activity of RubisCO in the Calvin cycle when concentrations of carbon dioxide are low relative to oxygen. This enzyme is a member of the Haloacid Dehalogenase (HAD) superfamily of aspartate-nucleophile hydrolase enzymes (PF00702).): MPRFSLLLFDLDGTLVDTAEDIATALNATLAEAGVAPLPTERVIGFIGNGATRLIERALPAEAAGKLTPAALVPRFKAHYAAHVCQRSRVYPGVVELLGRAAAAGIPLAVLTNKPGDLARALLAALGIGEWFRHIIGDGDGFARKPAPEAVHWLCTQHQLPPSSALFVGDGVPDVQVARAAGCSVAAATWGYSAREALAAEAPTFVVDDLTAVAALLFDR, encoded by the coding sequence ATGCCGCGTTTTTCCCTGCTGCTCTTCGATCTCGACGGCACGCTGGTTGACACCGCCGAGGACATCGCCACTGCCTTGAACGCCACGCTGGCCGAAGCCGGGGTTGCACCCTTGCCGACGGAACGGGTGATCGGATTCATCGGCAACGGCGCCACCCGATTGATCGAGCGCGCGCTGCCTGCGGAAGCGGCGGGGAAATTGACGCCGGCCGCGCTGGTGCCGCGGTTCAAGGCGCACTATGCCGCCCACGTCTGCCAGCGCTCGCGGGTCTATCCGGGCGTGGTTGAACTGCTGGGGCGCGCCGCCGCGGCGGGCATCCCATTGGCGGTGCTGACGAACAAACCGGGAGACCTGGCGCGGGCGCTGCTTGCCGCGCTGGGGATCGGGGAATGGTTTCGCCACATCATCGGCGACGGCGACGGCTTCGCGCGCAAGCCGGCACCCGAGGCCGTTCACTGGTTATGCACCCAGCACCAGTTGCCACCGTCGTCCGCGCTGTTCGTCGGTGATGGTGTTCCCGATGTGCAGGTGGCTCGCGCTGCGGGGTGTTCAGTGGCGGCCGCGACGTGGGGCTACTCGGCGCGAGAAGCGTTGGCCGCCGAAGCCCCCACCTTCGTCGTCGACGACCTCACCGCCGTCGCTGCGTTGTTGTTTGACCGCTAG
- the lon gene encoding endopeptidase La translates to MTSPETKTLPLLSLRNLVLFPGAVMPVEIGRPSSLRLIDALGGKGAHVLVGTQKDADIEEPAGADLYTICVEGEIVRIVKAAENRVTAVLRGLERRRVTGFVQERPYLTASFEALNELRKDPIEIDGLGMAVYDVAKQLIAISPDIPDETAQVLDQHKDPARLGDIVAATVDLSPEERASLLVEIDVAERLRRLLVLLQRKVELIKVKQKIDSQVREEFSKHQREAVLRQKLKAIQDELGEGEDASDLDAFEEKIKAAQMPEEVAKTARKQLDRLKQMAQSSAEYTVQRTYLEWLVELPWAKQTEDRLDLDKAREILDADHYDLKKVKKRILEYLAVRKLAPGKKGPILCLAGPPGVGKTSLGKSIARSLGREFIRVSLGGVRDEAEIRGHRRTYIGALPGRIVQGMRRVGSKNPVFMLDEIDKLGADFRGDPSAALLEVLDPEQNATFSDHYLEVNFDLSNVIFIATANMLDPIPPALLDRMEILEIPGYTREEKLEIALRHLVPKQIAEHGLSDAQIVLPNEALTTIIEQYTREAGVRNLEREIANVIRAVAVKIAESQPYEPIISAEAVGDMLGPQKYYSEAAERTEIPGVATGLAWTPAGGDILFIEASSMLGKGTLILTGQLGDVMKESARAALSWVRTHVDELGINVDFEKTDIHLHVPAGGVSKDGPSAGVAITVALTSLLTGRRVRGDVAMTGEITLRGTVLPVGGIKEKVLAAHRAGIKRVILPERNRKDIVDIPETIRQELEISFAKKIDDVLEVTLEAVPVVAPGPDTPASTESTARA, encoded by the coding sequence AAGGCGCGCACGTTCTGGTGGGCACGCAGAAAGATGCCGACATCGAAGAACCGGCGGGCGCCGACCTTTACACCATCTGCGTTGAAGGCGAGATCGTCCGCATCGTCAAGGCGGCGGAGAATCGCGTCACTGCCGTGCTCCGGGGCCTGGAACGCCGCCGGGTGACCGGCTTTGTTCAGGAACGCCCGTACCTGACGGCGTCGTTCGAAGCGCTGAACGAGCTGCGCAAGGATCCGATCGAGATCGACGGCCTGGGCATGGCGGTTTATGACGTGGCCAAACAGCTCATCGCCATCTCGCCGGACATTCCGGACGAGACGGCGCAGGTTCTTGATCAGCACAAAGATCCGGCCCGCCTGGGCGACATCGTGGCGGCCACCGTGGACCTGTCGCCGGAAGAGCGGGCCTCGCTGCTGGTGGAGATCGACGTGGCCGAGCGCCTGCGCCGCCTGCTGGTGCTTCTGCAGCGCAAGGTCGAGCTTATCAAGGTCAAGCAAAAGATCGATTCCCAGGTCCGCGAGGAGTTCTCCAAGCACCAGCGCGAGGCGGTGCTGCGTCAGAAGCTGAAAGCGATCCAGGACGAACTGGGCGAAGGCGAAGACGCCAGCGACCTGGACGCCTTCGAAGAGAAGATCAAGGCGGCGCAAATGCCGGAAGAAGTAGCCAAAACTGCGCGCAAGCAATTGGACCGTCTGAAACAGATGGCCCAATCGTCGGCCGAATACACCGTGCAGCGGACCTACCTGGAATGGCTGGTCGAGCTGCCGTGGGCCAAGCAGACGGAAGACCGTCTGGATCTGGACAAGGCGCGCGAAATTCTGGATGCCGACCACTACGATCTGAAGAAGGTCAAAAAACGCATCCTGGAATACCTGGCCGTTCGCAAGCTGGCGCCCGGGAAAAAAGGGCCGATTCTGTGTCTGGCCGGCCCTCCCGGCGTGGGCAAGACGTCGCTCGGCAAGTCGATCGCCCGTTCGCTGGGCCGCGAGTTCATCCGCGTCTCGCTGGGCGGCGTGCGCGACGAGGCGGAGATCCGCGGCCACCGCCGCACGTACATCGGCGCGCTCCCGGGCCGCATTGTTCAAGGCATGCGGCGCGTGGGCAGCAAGAATCCCGTCTTCATGCTCGACGAGATCGACAAGCTGGGCGCCGATTTTCGCGGCGACCCGTCGGCCGCCTTGCTGGAGGTGCTGGACCCCGAGCAGAACGCCACCTTCTCGGACCATTACCTGGAGGTGAACTTCGATTTGTCGAACGTCATCTTCATCGCCACCGCCAATATGCTGGACCCGATCCCGCCAGCACTGCTCGATCGCATGGAGATCCTCGAGATCCCCGGCTACACCCGCGAGGAAAAGCTGGAGATCGCCCTGCGCCACCTGGTGCCCAAGCAGATCGCCGAACACGGCCTGAGCGACGCGCAGATCGTGCTGCCGAACGAGGCGCTGACGACGATCATCGAACAGTACACACGCGAGGCGGGCGTTCGTAATCTCGAGCGCGAGATCGCCAACGTCATCCGCGCCGTGGCGGTGAAGATCGCCGAGTCGCAGCCGTACGAGCCGATCATCTCGGCCGAGGCCGTGGGCGACATGCTGGGGCCGCAGAAATACTACTCGGAAGCGGCCGAGCGCACGGAGATCCCGGGTGTGGCCACGGGCCTGGCCTGGACGCCCGCCGGCGGCGATATTCTGTTCATCGAGGCGTCCAGCATGCTGGGCAAAGGGACGCTCATCCTGACCGGCCAGCTGGGCGACGTGATGAAAGAATCAGCCCGGGCGGCTCTGTCGTGGGTGCGCACCCACGTTGACGAGCTGGGCATCAACGTCGACTTCGAAAAGACGGACATCCACCTGCACGTTCCGGCTGGTGGCGTGTCGAAAGACGGCCCGTCGGCGGGCGTGGCCATCACCGTGGCGCTCACGTCGCTGCTGACCGGACGGCGCGTGCGCGGCGACGTGGCAATGACCGGCGAGATCACCCTGCGTGGCACGGTGCTGCCGGTGGGTGGCATCAAAGAAAAGGTCCTGGCCGCTCACCGCGCCGGCATCAAGCGCGTCATCCTGCCCGAGCGCAACCGCAAGGACATCGTCGACATCCCCGAGACCATTCGGCAAGAGCTGGAGATCTCCTTCGCCAAGAAGATTGACGACGTGCTGGAAGTGACCCTGGAAGCCGTGCCGGTCGTCGCCCCCGGTCCTGACACGCCTGCCAGCACCGAATCAACCGCGCGGGCCTAG